In Anopheles gambiae chromosome 2, idAnoGambNW_F1_1, whole genome shotgun sequence, a single window of DNA contains:
- the LOC133391545 gene encoding uncharacterized protein LOC133391545 has translation MNTRQLFAIGLIVLLAVASVCDARRRFPNRRRGPSRKTLKQLYYESRETNTPNFVRLVLMRLIYGIATQMGVEERLDNVFGGAFVPPNAGDDSSDFFDVLSDESGEDFSFGL, from the coding sequence ATGAACACCCGTCAGCTGTTCGCGATAGGGCTGATCGTCCTGCTGGCCGTCGCAAGCGTGTGCGATGCGCGGCGCCGCTTCCCGAACCGGCGGCGAGGCCCGTCGCGCAAAACGCTCAAGCAGCTGTACTACGAGTCGCGGGAAACGAACACGCCCAACTTCGTCCGGCTGGTGCTGATGCGGCTGATCTACGGCATCGCGACCCAGATGGGCGTGGAGGAGCGGCTGGACAACGTGTTCGGCGGTGCGTTCGTGCCGCCGAACGCCGGCGACGACAGTTCCGACTTTTTCGACGTGCTGAGCGACGAAAGCGGCGAAGACTTTAGCTTCGGCCTGTGA
- the LOC1269300 gene encoding structure-specific endonuclease subunit SLX1 homolog, with protein MKSVEEIEDFYGVYLLVSKSPNPKFAGRTYIGYTVDPNRRIKQHNRGEDAGGARRTSNRGPWTMVLIVHGFPNNISALRFEWAWQQPRVSRRLKQIPELQKKLRKESNFEYNFRILTEMLRMGPWNRLPLVVRWFADEFHRKFEVGKKPPLHMPICFGRIKKVRRKKANKQPIEGRHTVHPSAAKQTVSNRAKNSKIAINYDFDEYDLLVMGGEKIDDAGDDAVNRPSVPPIMLATTMPADESVVISSDSESDNGRAEGEHASQSAAQKCTICAGELMLEQEKEEMKEDAEQRQSDLILRCLQSRCPLACHVECLAELVLEPGQYVPVEGDCPHCEGHFLWGDIIRKANGCSDLVDDTDNVDPVVLNEVSDEGE; from the exons ATGAAGAGCGTGGAAGAGATAGAAGATTTTTACGGTGTGTATTTGTTGGTGAGCAAAAGCCCCAATCCCAAGTTTGCCGGTCGCACCTACATTGGCTATACTGTTGATCCGAACCGACGCATAAAACAGCATAATCGCGGAGAAGACGCTGGCGGTGCTAGACGAACATCCAACCGTGGTCCATG GACGATGGTTCTAATTGTACATGGCTTTCCGAACAACATCTCTGCACTACGG TTCGAATGGGCATGGCAGCAGCCTCGCGTTTCCCGCCGGCTTAAGCAAATCCCCGAGCTGCAGAAAAAGTTACGCAAAGAATCGAACTTCGAGTACAACTTTCGCATACTGACGGAGATGCTGCGAATGGGACCGTGGAACCGATTGCCACTCGTCGTCCGCTGGTTTGCGGATGAATTTCATCGGAAATTCGAG GTTGGGAAAAAGCCACCCCTACACATGCCCATCTGTTTCGGTCGTATCAAGAAGGTGAGGCGGAAGAAAGCGAACAAGCAACCGATAGAAGGGCGGCACACTGTGCATCCGTCAGCGGCCAAACAAACCGTATCGAATCGGGCGAAGAATAGTAAAATAGCGATCAATTACGATTTCGATGAGTACGATCTGCTTGTGATGGGTGGTGAGAAAATCGATGAtgctggtgatgatgctgTAAACCGCCCCAGTGTGCCACCGATTATGCTAGCGACAACAATGCCAGCCGACGAGAGTGTGGTGATTAGTTCCGACTCCGAGAGTGACAACGGCAGGGCTGAAGGGGAGCATGCTTCACAATCTGCGGCGCAAAAGTGTACCATCTGCGCTGGTGAGCTAATGCTGGagcaggagaaggaggagatgAAGGAGGACGCCGAACAGCGGCAGAGTGATTTAATTTTAAGATGCTTACAGTCACGATGTCCGTTGGCCTGTCATGTGGAGTGTTTGGCCGAACTGGTCCTAGAACCGGGTCAGTACGTTCCGGTCGAAGGCGACTGTCCGCACTGCGAGGGACACTTTCTGTGGGGTGACATCATACGCAAAGCGAACGGTTGTAGCGATTTGGTAGACGATACAGACAACGTTGACCCAGTTGTGTTGAATGAGGTGTCGGATGAAGGTGAATAA
- the LOC1269299 gene encoding DDB1- and CUL4-associated factor 12 homolog, producing the protein MSKTLKRPVSGQRPSCYIPSRLEDRRIRNRTLRQERRRKPDKPDDFVTYEDSDSEEETPSQQHQVLSTSYNFVDYIRSRESDLSDERTIDPAYASRHILTHDMFRETPIALGNINKVFCSQWLSNRQVVFGTKCNKLMVYDVNMRRVDAIPTLPNSHGASPDTQSGIHACQINPSHSLLATGARHSADIALYRLPTLDPLCIGENAHRDWVFDMCWLDDQFLVSGSRDTKLALWRVNEDLMDFPVAKDAEEEGDQQHQQQQQQDVPSYAHISPIAVKECRGAQKIRAICFNKEYRELALLSLNGYMHLFNAETFSQKLSRKLPNCQENVCIACQPNGLYAVGCRSYTLLLDPRTLQAVKKIASRYSGCGIRSASFQGNILTIGTGMGMLMFFDIRAGKYLESCINSSRTVVLKASKGYVAQFPDEEIDGFQQNKYSPAIYTHCYDSSGTRLFTAGGPLPATLIGNYAGIWQ; encoded by the exons ATGTCCAAAACGTTAAAGCGGCCCGTGTCGGGGCAGCGGCCGAGCTGCTACATTCCGAGCCGGCTGGAGGACCGTCGCATCCGGAACCGAACGCTGCGCCAGGAGCGCCGCCGCAAGCCGGACAAGCCGGACGACTTCGTCACGTACGAGGACAGCGACAGCGAGGAGGAAACGCCGAGCCAGCAGCACCAGGTGCTCAGCACCTCGTACAACTTCGTAGACTACATTAGAAGCAGAGAATCAGACTTGAGCGATGAGCGGACGATCGATCCGGCGTACGCCAGCAGGCACATCCTGACGCACGACATGTTTCGCGAAACGCCGATCGCGCTCGGCAACATCAACAAGGTGTTCTGCTCGCAGTGGCTCAGCAACCGGCAGGTCGTGTTCGGTACCAAGTGCAATAAGCTGATGGTGTACGACGTGAACATGCGGCGGGTGGACGCAATACCGACGCTGCCGAACAGCCACGGCGCCAGCCCCGACACGCAGTCCGGCATACACGCGTGCCAGATCAATCCGAGCCACAGCCTGCTGGCGACCGGCGCGCGCCACTCGGCCGACATTGCGTTGTACCGGTTGCCCACGCTCGATCCGCTCTGCATCGGCGAGAACGCGCACCGGGACTGGGTGTTCGATATGTGCTGGCTGGACGATCAGTTCCTGGTGTCCGGGTCGCGCGATACCAAGCTCGCGCTGTGGCGCGTCAACGAAGATCTGATGGACTTCCCGGTGGCGAAGGACGCCGAGGAGGAGGgggaccagcagcaccagcagcagcagcagcaggacgtTCCGAGCTATGCGCACATCTCGCCGATCGCGGTGAAGGAGTGCCGCGGAGCGCAGAAGATACGGGCCATCTGCTTCAACAAGGAGTATCGCGAGCTGGCGCTACTGTCGCTGAACGGCTATATGCATCTGTTCAACGCGGAAACGTTCTCGCAAAAGCTGTCCCGAAAGCTGCCGAACTGTCAGGAGAACGTGTGCATAGCTTGCCAACCGAACGGTCTGTATGCGGTAGGGTGTCGTTCGTACACGTTGCTGCTCGACCCGAGGACACTGCAG GCTGTGAAAAAGATTGCATCACGGTACAGCGGCTGCGGGATACGTTCGGCAAGCTTCCAGGGCAACATCCTTACCATCGGCACTGGCATGGGAATGCTGATGTTCTTCGACATACGGGCCGGCAAATATCTCGAGTCGTGCATTAACTCTTCCCGTACGGTTGTACTGAAAGCTAGCAAAGGCTATGTG GCCCAATTTCCGGACGAGGAAATTGACGGTTTCCAGCAGAACAAGTACTCGCCCGCTATCTACACGCACTGTTACGACAGCAGTGGTACGCGTCTCTTCACCGCCGGCGGACCGTTACCGGCCACACTGATAGGAAACTATGCGGGCATCTGGCAATAG